From the genome of Chanodichthys erythropterus isolate Z2021 chromosome 17, ASM2448905v1, whole genome shotgun sequence:
ATATAAACCCTTAAAAAACCCAATTGTGTGTATCACAGATATTCCACATTATAAAGAATATCTGTTTCAGTGCTGTTTTCAAACGTTTCACAAACACGTTTACAAATGATTACCTTAAAGTTAGTAAGAGAGAGTACAACCAAACAGACActacccagctaacagggaacattaTCAGAACTTTGAtgaacgttctggcaaggttaaGGTCAAAGTTATGATCAAACATTATTCCAGAATGCACTTAtaaattagaaatgcaccgatatatcggccaattATCAGTATCAGCTgataaaagcaaattttcacaCTATCAGCTATTGGCCgatagtttaaaaacagccgATAGTCAGGGCCGATATATCCCGTCAATCAAAAGAGGACAGGAAAATGCACCGCATTTGggctttgtgtaaagaaaatgctaaggAACcattttgatgtttaatattaatagtaattatatgaattaataacattcggatagttaagaaatattaatttaatcttcagaatttagttaatgtgtgttaacattaatttgagtaatgtgtttgtttataactgataccagttactctgaaacaagttgatgaaatggagagaataaagttttcatttgcatttctttcaaaatgtaataattaaaaatatgatgattaattattaattataataacaatacCAATAACGATACCGATAACGATGCTGATAGTTTGGGGTTTCAGCCTTTTATaccttcttttaaattaatgatagTTTCATtattggtgcatctctaatatatatattagaaatgCACCAATACTAAATAACAATACCAATAACGATACCGATAACGATACCGATAGTTTggggttatatatatatatatattgttgttttaTAAAATTCCAGACAGCACTTAGACGTTTTTGCAAtggaactcttcatatatacagtatttttttttttttttcactgccctccaaaagtttggaaacgccctagaaaagtggggttttggacaatattggcatgaatccttttttaatttgtgataattttgcactgaaaagggacaacacaaactatgaaaacatattgtattacataaacagtttatacacagaaaaaaacgTACATTTTCGATTCCTAAAAaaatccaccattagcagctatctgacctaaactgggttctaattggttcattgtattctaaacttaattgacAATCAactgttgaagctattaaggtgtgctgacccaaaaatcttttataaACCTGGGCTAAGTTtaaaccaggcatcacagctggcaaaggggcgtgtctgacttcgacatgtatatattgtcattagtataatcaaaatgaaaataattattgctggtcttcaatgataatgtcaagttactttaatgtatttgcaccaaaaaatgataaagaTTTATACTGATATCAtgcaaaaccacactttgccaggggtgtttccaatcTTTTGGAGGGCAAAAGTATATATCTTGTCCCATTCATCGGGAGGTAGTCATAGCAAACGTACGCTTTCAGTATTATCGTGATCAGAATCAGTGTTTATCACTTCATTACAGATTTAAATTGCaaagctccaaccccaattaaacaaacctgaacaagctaatgaaggtcttagtaagcatactagaaacttccaggcaggtgtgtagAGGCAAGCTGGATCTAAACTCTGTAGGACAGTAGTCCTCCAGGACCACTCATAAAGCATCTGTGGctcatggaacctttccattccaTTCTTTAGAGCAGAAAAAGGTCcttttgatatttaaaaaaaaaaagtgttctttgaagaactgttcactgaaaggttcatTTCGAGAGccaaaaaatggttcttctttTCATACGAAAATAACCTTATTATGAATGTATGATGTAGTTCTCATAAAAGCGGGTGCTTCACTGAAGTTGACAGCACATTAACCCCGATAAATGTGAATAACAACCCCAGGATTGTCATCTGAACATGCTGTATGTCTGAATGAGGTTGCTGGAGCGTTCGGATGATCAAAGGCGATACGTCATTGCGAGCTGCAGCGATTGGCTGGATTCAGCTCCTTTTTCTCCAGAATTTGCAACCACGACCGGTCTTCGCCTCCGGAGCAGCGACATCCCTACAGTAGAGGCAGGTAAACTACCGGTTTTATTGTAGATCTTCACATTTCCATTTGACTGATGAAGCTAGGTATTCTTTCTCCAGTGTATGGGCTACTTTATGGTTTTCTTCAGACAGCAGCCTAATTGCCGAACAGCCCTGCCGCTGGCTGATCTGAAGGAATGCCGCAGTTGAGAAACGAATGCTGAAACCGATAGGCTTTTTGTAATTGTAAGAGAATAGCTTTGCGAGCTGAGAGAATATAATTTGCGCACATAAGTTACAGCGGCCAGCGCGCGCCCTTTATTAGAGGTGTGTGAGATCGCTTTTGTTCTTAAACACGTTCTGTATGCGTCAAAGGTGTggatttgaaagtgttttaaaagGACGATTTCCAATTGTGACTGATCTTTTGCGCTAAATCCCACATGCTCTTGTCTAACCCTGGATTCCTCATTGGATCTATTTTAGGTGGACTTATTTCCCTCAAGAGAAATGAATGCAATATAGCGCGCGCATTCGCAGGGGTGGACATTTCTTTTCGCTCTCATCTCCTCAATTCTTCCCTGCAATACAGACACTGCCTAACTGGACTAAATGAGTGCCCGGACCTTGGAGAGACTGGCGCTTTCCATTCCCCACTGTGCCTTAAACGGAACCGCTCGGACCAACAATGGCACCTGCTTTGACCGGGTGGATCAGTTGTTCCAGGCGTTCTCGTCCACCGTCGTGCTTTTCGTGCTCATCGCGATGATCATTGGGATAATATTCGTGTCCGTCACGACCTTCCACTTTCACAAAAGCAAGATGAAAAAGCGCAAGATACAAAAAGCCCAGGAGGAATACGAGCGCGACAACTGCAGTCCCAAAGCGGTCAAAGGCAAGCCGGCGGTCCGGCAGTGCATCATGGTGAGACCCCCCACGGCAGTGCGGAAAAGTGATCCAAACACGGAAGATCCTGGCGTGACAGAGGACATgagacactcgggacagacgaAGGATGATAACTTGTTGGAATCGGTCGCTGTGTCTTGATAACGCAGTGCCAGCCTCGGAGGACACTGTAAATAACCTCTGTATTCATATGATATTACCTACGGAATATATCGATTCTTTGTATAAGCGTTACAGTTGATAAGTTTCCATCGTGTAGATCACCGGAGGAGTCTCTTGAAAGAAATCTAGGAAGAGTCTCATTGGTTTTCGAGAAGGAGAAAAGACTATGCTGATGGAATTTCTGTCATATAATTTGGAGCCAGTCCTAATGGGATCAGGCGAGAGTGTTGAAAAAGATCCCATTGgataaaatgaaattataaGGCGTTAATGAGCTAATCCAACAGGATTTGATTGAATACAAATTGAATCTCCATCATAATTAGGAGACAATCCCAATGAGATCGAACAAAAACCTCTAAGAATCAAATAAGCTCCTACTGGATCAAATTAAATTCTCGACATTATTCAGTAAAATCTTACTGGATTAAATGATTGATTGGATAAAATaagaatctttaaaaaaaaaaaaaaaaaaaaaaaaaagatgaactgaaaaattcttactgaatattaatggaatcaattcagATCCAATCCAAACTAGATTAAATAGCAATCCTCAACAAATCAAATAAGTCATTGGTCAGTCAATCCAATAAAATGTTACTGAATACCGATGGATTTCTAATAAAAATTCAAGATGTGGATCAAACAAAACTCCTTGAAGAATCAAAAAAGCTCCTACtggatcaaattaaattttcaacatTATTCAGTAAAATCTTACTGGATTAAATGTTTGATTGGATAAAATAAgaatctttaaaaataaaaataaaaaaaaataaggggAAATGAAAAATTCTTACTGAATAttaatggaatcaattcagATCCAATCCAAACTAGATTAAATAGCAATCCTCAACAAATCAAATAAGTCATTGGTCAGTCAGTCCAATAACACAATTCAATTACTGAATACTGATGGATTTCTAATAAAATTCAAGATGTGGATCAAACAAAACTCCTCTAAGAATCAAATTCAGTAGGATTTTACTCAAAGCTGATGAATCGGAAGCAAATCCAAACCGGATCAAATGTGAATCAGCTAAGAATCAAAGAACTGAGGTGCCTATTCTTTTTCTCAAGCCTCTCAAGTTAATGTTTTTCAGAATGTCAgttaatccagtgagattttgtTTGATCCCATTAGGATTGTCTACAAATTACGATCCTTTAGGATATACAGGCCCAGCATCTGTACATGGGGATTGTCTCGTCCACTCTTCATGTTGTTGTGCCAGCAAGAGGAATTATTGTAAACAGGGCCGTTGACACGGACAAATTATGAACCTACTGACAGTACTTCAGAGTTTATTGCTGAACACTGAAAGAGTTCCTCAGAGTTAAAGAGACGGCTCTCTTGTATAAAGTCTGTACAGATGCTGTAAATTAAGGACAGAGACAATGGTCTTTTTCGTGTAGAATTCCAATACAACTCGCAACAATTTCCTCTGTTTTGGGTTTCAGAAACTCTTTTAGGCATCATTAGTGTTTCTTTTGACAAATAGACTTCCttatttgggattttcctttaTCTCAGTGGCTTTTTCAAGATAGAAGCGCAATTCGTGCCATTCTGGCTTGGCATGGATAGGTTTAGTGTTTTAACCCCTTTATCCCCGAGACTGTTAATGTGCAATTGCAGCTGCTAGTGGTAGTATAGCCTATACTTGTTTTGTTCATGGCACTGTATAATCATAGTAAAACTTATGTAACCTGAGACATTTCAGTTTTGTGTTACAGCTCTGTATTAATGCTCTCTTTTTGCATTTTTGCTCTAGATTAATATAGCACTAATGATCGagtattatatttttatcattcTAAACTAGTGTAACAATTAATAAGAAACAagtgaacattttaaaaagtcattttatgTATTTCCTTGACGTTGTGTTGAACCGGAAATGGGAGTCATAGAGCGAAATCACGTATTGTAACAGATCGGAGTTtgaatctttgtttttattttgttcaatGCATACGATTTTGAATTACTAATAAAGTATTGTGCAAATGGGTGTctcattttttaattcattagcATGAATCATCTTAGAATCATGGGCTCATAACTGAAGAAGTTCTCTTCAGTAATCAGAGTGCTAAAGTGCATCGTGTGCAtgataattacatttaaacttaaagggttagttcatccaaaaatgaaaattctgtcattaattactcaccatcatgtcgttccacacccgtatgaccatccttcatcttcagaacacaaattaagatatttttgatgaaatccgatggctcagtgcattgatagcaagataattaagactttcagtgcccagaaagctactaaagacgtatttaaaacagctcatgtGATTAcactggttcaaccttaatgttatgaagctacgagaatactttttgtgcaacaaaaaaactaaataatgactttattcagcaatatctagtgattggcgatttcaaatcactgcttcatgaagattcgaagctttacgaatcttttgtttcgaatcagtggttcggagcgtgtatcaaactgtgaaagtcacatgaacacttatgacgtaatgcagcctcgtttactgaaatcaaaagtaatatagtttttaataaaaataaaataaggattttatcaacaatatctttttttgtgtaatttgtgttctgaagatgaacgaaggtcttacgggtgtagaacgatatgagggtgagtaattaatgacagaaattgc
Proteins encoded in this window:
- the si:dkey-35i13.1 gene encoding uncharacterized protein C11orf87 homolog gives rise to the protein MSARTLERLALSIPHCALNGTARTNNGTCFDRVDQLFQAFSSTVVLFVLIAMIIGIIFVSVTTFHFHKSKMKKRKIQKAQEEYERDNCSPKAVKGKPAVRQCIMVRPPTAVRKSDPNTEDPGVTEDMRHSGQTKDDNLLESVAVS